From the genome of Papaver somniferum cultivar HN1 chromosome 2, ASM357369v1, whole genome shotgun sequence, one region includes:
- the LOC113351332 gene encoding uncharacterized protein LOC113351332 yields the protein MDVQNTFINRELEEEVYMRSPPGIDHAPNQSYYDWAMFTRSSTKGIVILLVYVDDMVITGSDIDGIHNLKSRITACFQMKDLGSLSYFLGIKVSKETDGYCIFQDKYASDIIARSGITDAKITDTPLEVNVRHGPLDGTLLSNPTLYRQLVESLNYLTITRPDISHAVYIVSQFMSAPRFTHYAVVLRILRYLKGTLYHGLQFSSKSLLILRAYSDSDWEGDVKDRISITRYCFFLGDSLIS from the exons atggatgtccaaAATACGTTTATTAATagagaattagaagaagaagttTACATGCGATCTCCACCTGGAATAGATCATGCTCCAAATCAG AGTTATTATGATTGGGCAATGTTTACACGATCatcaaccaaagggattgttaTCCTTCTAGTGTACGTGGATGATATGGTTATAACTGGCAGTGATATTGATGGGATACACAATCTTAAATCTCGTATAACTGCGTGCTTTCAAATGAAGGATCTTGGTTCACTTAGTTATTTTCTTGGTATTAAGGTGAGCAAAGAAACTGATGGTTATTGTATTTTTCAAGATAAATATGCGTCTGATATCATTGCACGCTCTGGAATTACTGATGCTAAAATTACAGACACTCCACTTGAAGTGAATGTCAGACATGGTCCTTTAGATGGAACTCTTTTATCCAATCCAACCTTATATCGACAACTGGTAGAGAGTCTGAACTATTTAACTATAACTCGACCTGATATAAGTCATGCAGTGTATATTGTGAGCCAATTCATGTCAGCTCCCCGTTTTACTCATTATGCTGTTGTACTACGAATACTTCGTTATCTCAAGGGAACTCTATACCATGGACTGCAGTTTTCGTCTAAATCTCTACTTATTCTTAGAGCATACTCTGATTCAGATTGGGAAGGAGATGTTAAAGATAGGATATCCATTACAAGATATTGCTTTTTCCTGGGAGATTCACTTATATCTTAA